The following coding sequences are from one Nicotiana tabacum cultivar K326 chromosome 1, ASM71507v2, whole genome shotgun sequence window:
- the LOC107832082 gene encoding stellacyanin, with amino-acid sequence MASTTFLIALVVVVAMVAVPAMATDHWVGDDQGWKLDFNYTAWAATKEFHVGDKLIFKYKKDAHNVYKADQASFQSCTPSNDITPLTSGNDIIPLKTTGKKWYICGVGKHCEKGMKVAINVLPELGSPSPSPSSPNGSAPSAASWIAPNSKFVALIVAVFAIFVAIMN; translated from the exons ATGGCCTCTACAACTTTCTTGATTGcactagttgttgttgttgcaatgGTTGCTGTTCCAGCAATGGCAACTGACCATTGGGTTGGTGATGATCAAGGTTGGAAACTCGACTTTAACTACACGGCTTGGGCTGCCACCAAAGAATTCCATGTTGGAGATAAGCTCA TCTTCAAATACAAGAAAGATGCTCACAATGTGTATAAAGCAGATCAAGCTTCTTTCCAAAGCTGCACACCAAGTAATGATATTACACCCTTAACTTCTGGAAATGATATAATTCCTCTCAAAACAACAGGCAAAAAATGGTACATTTGTGGAGTTGGCAAACATTGTGAAAAGGGAATGAAAGTTGCTATCAATGTTTTGCCTGAATTGGGATCTCCTTCTCCTTCACCTTCTTCTCCAAATGGCTCTGCTCCTTCTGCTGCTTCTTGGATTGCTCCTAATTCCAAATTTGTCGCTTTGATTGTTGCTGTATTTGCTATATTCGTCGCGATCATGAATTAA
- the LOC107832083 gene encoding guard cell S-type anion channel SLAC1 → MNVGSNSVGNHLVDIHEVLHEEEEDKEENSNTSNMADKSDKRFNRPTKNREIKRTPRNFSRQVSLETGFSVLNGETSKDKNERKVLGRSGKSFGGFGVDGTGIEARNKGDFSMFRTKSTLVRQSSKITLRKDSGIDLQNNNVKGGIDENVNKSVPAGRYFDALRGPELDQVKDSEDILLPKDEKWPFLLRFPIGCFGICLGLSSQAILWRSLALSPATKFLHVPLFINFVIWLLGVGILVAVFTTYMFKCALYFEAIRREYSHPVRVNFFFAPWIVCMFLAIGTPPKIARDTLHPAIWCVFIAPIFFLNLKIYGQWLSGGKRRLSKVANPSSHLSVIGNFVGAILAAKVGWKEPGKFLWAIGFAHYLVVFVTLYQRLPTSEALPKELHPVYSMFIATPAAASIAWGAIYDEFDGLARTCYFISLFLYLSLVVRPNFFRGFRFSVAWWSYTFPMTTVSIATIKYAEEVPSFITKALALALSFMSTTMVCILFVSTLLHAFVWQTLFPNDLAIAITKKRYNKDKKPLMKRWTKQSPLSFVTSIRKHHSGDKESVSDEEK, encoded by the exons ATGAATGTAGGATCAAATTCTGTAGGAAACCATCTAGTTGACATTCATGAAGTTTTGCATGAAGAGGAAGAAGACAAGGAAGAAAACAGCAACACATCTAATATGGCTGATAAATCAGACAAGCGATTCAACAGGCCTAcgaaaaatagagaaataaaaaGGACCCCTAGGAATTTCAGTAGGCAAGTGTCATTAGAAACAGGCTTCTCTGTACTCAATGGAGAGACAtctaaagataaaaatgagagaaaagtaCTTGGAAGAAGTGGAAAGAGTTTTGGAGGATTTGGTGTTGATGGAACTGGTATTGAAGCAAGAAATAAAGGAGATTTCAGTATGTTCAGGACTAAATCTACTCTTGTTAGACAATCATCAAAGATAACACTTAGAAAAGATAGTGGAATTGATCTTCAGAATAATAATGTTAAAGGAGGAATTGATGAAAATGTCAATAAGAGTGTACCTGCTGGAAGATACTTTGATGCCCTTAGAGGACCTGAACTTGATCAAGTCAAG GATTCTGAGGATATTcttcttccaaaagatgaaaaatggcctTTCCTGCTCAGGTTCCCTATTGGATGCTTTGGTATCTGCCTAGGTCTTAGCAGTCAAGCCATCCTCTGGCGTTCTCTTGCTCTAAGTCCTGCCACCAAATTCCTCCATGTTCCACTTTTCATTAACTTTGTGATTTGGCTGTTAGGTGTGGGGATTCTAGTTGCAGTTTTCACAACCTACATGTTCAAATGTGCACTTTACTTTGAAGCTATAAGGAGAGAATACTCTCATCCAGTGAGGGTCAACTTCTTTTTTGCTCCATGGATTGTCTGCATGTTTTTAGCCATAGGTACACCACCTAAAATAGCACGAGACACTCTTCACCCTGCCATCTGGTGTGTATTCATAGCCCCTATCTTCTTCCTCAATCTCAAAATCTATGGCCAATGGCTTTCGGGGGGGAAAAGGCGTCTTTCTAAAGTAGCCAACCCATCTTCTCATTTGTCTGTAATTGGAAATTTTGTGGGAGCCATTTTGGCTGCTAAAGTGGGATGGAAGGAGCCTGGCAAGTTCTTGTGGGCTATTGGCTTTGCACATTACCTTGTGGTGTTTGTCACATTATATCAAAGGTTGCCAACAAGCGAAGCATTGCCTAAGGAATTGCACCCTGTTTATTCCATGTTCATTGCAACTCCAGCTGCAGCTAGCATTGCTTGGGGTGCTATTTATGATGAATTTGATGGCTTGGCAAGGACATGCTACTTCATTTCATTATTTCTCTACTTGTCGTTGGTTGTACGTCCCAACTTCTTCAGAGGATTCAG ATTTTCAGTTGCATGGTGGTCATATACGTTTCCAATGACCACAGTTTCAATAGCAACCATAAAGTATGCAGAGGAGGTCCCATCTTTCATAACCAAGGCTCTGGCCTTGGCCCTTTCGTTCATGTCGACAACAATGGTCTGCATATTATTTGTCTCCACTCTTCTACATGCTTTTGTTTGGCAGACCTTGTTCCCTAATGATCTTGCAATTGCCATTAcaaagaagagatacaacaagGATAAGAAGCCTTTGATGAAGCGTTGGACAAAACAGTCCCCTCTTTCATTTGTCACATCAATAAGAAAACATCATTCAGGAGACAAAGAGTCTGTCTCTGATGAGGAGAAATGA